The Pradoshia eiseniae DNA segment CAGTATACGGAAAAGAGAAAATATATATACATTTGATTTGAAATAAAATGCTAAATAGTATAAATATGGAAGATGTTCGATGGTTGGATAAATGATTCGTTAATCGCAGACTTTAAGCTATAGACATTATACCCACTCCCTTATACGCTAAAAACATTCTGGGGACTGTAATCTAGCAATCAAAAGTAATAACATAGTAAAATAGTTTTAAAAACGTCATTCATCTGAGTTTTTGATTCCATGACTGATCACAGGATATGATAAGATGGAATGTATCCATTTATTGAACTATTTAACCGGAGATTTGATGCTCCACTTTACGCAGAAGGACAACATGATTATGCAAATAGAAATAATAACAGGTAAAGGGTGATTTAGTTTGGATGAGAAGGAATTTGCCTTGAATGATATTGTTGAAATGAAGAAACAGCATCCATGCGGAGCGAACCGCTGGAAGATCATTAGAATCGGAATGGATATCCGAATTAAATGTGAAGGCTGTGGCCACAGTGTGATGCTGCAGCGCAAGGAATTCATGAAGAAGATGAAGAAGGTTATCGAAAGGCATGAGGCAAGCTAAAAATCCCCAGTAGGCAAGCGAGAAAGAGACGTGAGCGCTTGTCATTTACCATCGTAGTCTCTATAATTGGTAAAGGTTTAAGAGAATATTGACATGTATACATGTTTTACACATAAGGAGTGAATAAATTGGCATTAACAGCTGGAATCGTTGGATTGCCGAACGTTGGTAAATCCACACTTTTTAATGCAATTACCCAGGCAGGTGCAGAATCTGCCAACTATCCGTTCTGTACAATCGACCCGAACGTTGGGATTGTTGAGGTACCTGACCACAGATTACAAAAATTAACAGAGCTTGTTATCCCTAAAAAGACTGTTCCTACCGCATTTGAATTTACAGATATCGCCGGAATCGTAAAAGGTGCCAGCAAAGGAGAAGGGCTAGGGAATAAGTTCCTTTCTCATATTCGTCAAGTTGACGCTATCTGTCATGTTGTACGCTGTTTTGCAGATGAGAACATCACCCATGTATCTGGCCGTGTAAATCCGATTGATGATATTGAAACCATCAATCTTGAACTTATCTTGGCAGATATGGAAACGGTTGAAAAGAGAATTGAACGTGTTGGCAAGCTAGCGAAACAAAAAGATAAAGAGGCTGTAGCTGAATTCGAAGTCCTATCCTTATTAAAGGAAGCATTTGAAGCAGAAAAACCAGCTAGAGCGGTTGAATTCACCGATGAGCAGCAGAAAATTGTCAAAGGACTTCACCTGTTGACTATCAAACCTGTTCTATATGTAGCCAATGTGGATGAAGACGAGGTAGCAGACGCATCTAACAACGAGTATGTGAAGCAAGTACGTGAATTTGCAGCTGGCGAAAAAGCAGAAGTTATTGTCATTTGCGCCAAAATCGAATCTGAGATCGCAGAGCTTGAAGGAGAAGAAAAACAAATGTTCCTTGAAGAGCTAGGCATCGAAGAGTCCGGCTTAGACCAATTGATTCGTGCATCCTACAATCTTCTTGGACTTGCCACATACTTCACAGCTGGTGTACAGGAAGTTCGTGCTTGGACATTCAGAAAAGGAATGAAAGCTCCGCAATGTGCCGGCATCATCCACTCTGACTTCGAACGCGGCTTTATCCGCGCTGAAATCGTATCATACGATGATCTCATGGCAGCTGGCTCCATGACTGCTGCGAAGGAAGCAGGAAAAGTAAGACTTGAAGGAAAAGAATACGAAGTAAAAGACGGAGACATCATCCACTTCCGTTTCAATGTATAAAAACAAAGCGAAAAGAGCCAATCCTCATCGATTGGCTCTTTTTTATGCAAGCCCAACTATGGGCAATCCTCCTATGGAATAAGCAAGCAGGGGTATCTCAGCCGGAGGGAGAGGCTGAGTGTTGCAAATGGAAAGATAGTCCTTTCCACTGAAAAATCGCTTGGGTTATCCCTTCATTCACCGTGTGTCATATGAAGGGTGATGGCGCTAGTTGGAAATTCATTTATAAATAATTGAGAATAGGGACGAGATTTATATTCACAATGTTAGAGCAGAGTTGAAACATAAACATTATAATTCACTAGCGAATAAAGATGCACCATACAATAAGCAGTCCCCTATTTTCAGTCGAACAGGCGAGACTCCTATAGGATAAGTGAGCAAGCTGAGACAGCTTAGCCGAAGACGAACAGGCTCAGCGCTTACCCCATGGAAAGGGAGCTCGTTTGGCTGAAAATAATTTCATAAATGTACTAAGGTTTTATAAACTTCCACAAATAGAACGGATGAAATTACTTAGATGAAACGAGATGGAATTAGATTGTTTAAAGAAAAATCAAGTTAGTGTATAGATAAGTTTTAAACCGTATAAAGAGCAGTTCCCCTATTTTCGGAAGAATGGGCGAGACTCCTGCAGGATTAGAAAGCAGGCTAAGACCACTCTGCCGAAGGCGAGGGGGCCTTAGCGCTTACCCTGCGGAAAGGGAGTCCATTCTTCCGAAAATAGCTTAAAAAATCCTGCTCAGTTTTTTATTGATTCCACAACTAGGAATGAAGCAACATTCTCCACTCATAAAAGAAAAACCACTAAATTTCAATGTTCTCTCTCCAATATTGCAATTAAATCTCCGCTGTAGTATAATTTATTCTTGTGAGTAATTATCGTTAATTGCTCCTTGCCCATTGGGCCGTTTAGACCAAAAGGAGGTGACAGTGATGACAAAATACGAAGTTATGTATATCATCCGTCCAAACATTGAGGAAGATAGCAAAAAAGCGCTAGTTGAGCGTTTTAACAACATCTTAGCTGACAAAGGTGCTGAAGTTCTTGAAACAAAAGAATGGGGCAAACGCCGTCTAGCTTACGAAATCAATGATTACCGTGATGGATACTACATGATCAACAAAATCCAAGCTGAAAATGCTGACGCAGTTCAAGAATTTGACCGTCTTGCTAAAATCAGCGAAGATATCATCCGTCATATCGTAGTTAAAGAAGAAGCATAATTTTATTGGATTTAACGTGTTCCTTGAGGGAACAGTTTTCTAATAACGGGAGTTGATTCTGATGATAAACCGTGTCATTTTGGTAGGTCGTTTAACGAAGGATCCTGATCTCCGCTATACTCCAAATGGTGTGCCGGTTGCTACTTTCACGCTAGCGGTCAATCGCACATTTTCCAATCAACAAGGTGAACGGGAAACGGATTTCATTAACTGTGTTGTTTGGCGCCGCCAAGCAGAAAATGCAGCTAATTATCTGAAGAAGGGTAATCTTGCTGGGGTCGATGGACGCATACAAACGCGTAACTATGAAGGCCAAGATGGAAAACGTGTATACGTAACCGAAGTACTGGCAGAAAGCGTGCAGTTCCTTGAGCCAAAAGGCTCCTCATCAGGTGAGAGAATGGGCGGAAACCAATATGGAGGCAATGATAATCCATTTGGCGGTCAGGGCAATCGCAGCCAAAACCAGAATCAACGGAAGGATAGCTATACGAAAATCGATGATGATCCATTCAGCAATGATGGACAAACCATTGATATTTCCGATGATGACCTTCCATTCTAAAATGAACTTAAACGCAGTGTGAATATATAATATAACTCAAAGGAGTGAATCAAATGGCAGGCGGACGCAGAGGCGGACGTGCTAAACGCCGTAAAGTTTGTTACTTCACATCAAACGGCATTACGCACATCGATTATAAAGACGTAGATCTTCTTAAAAAGTTTATCTCTGAACGCGGAAAAATTCTTCCACGTCGTGTAACTGGAACTAGCGCTAAGTACCAACGTAAATTGACTATCGCAATTAAACGTGCTCGTACTATGGCTCTTCTTCCATTCGTTGCAGAAGATAAGTAAGAACGATAAAAACACAGCGGGTTATAGCCTGCTGTGTTTTTTATTTATCTTTGAATAGGATGAGCCTTATATCTAAAACACTATTCGAATTGTGTATTTCTTAGTGGAGGAAATGTTTGCATATTCCAACGATGATACCGCAATTTACTTTTAGGAGGCTTCTTATGATGAAGCTGAGTTATAGAGGTTATGGCGAAAAGAAAAGCAGGTAGGCATCTTCCTGGGAATATGGATATAAAATAATCATAAGACTCAAAGTAAGCGATGAAAAAAGAAATTCCGGCTTTATAAAAGGGAAATCAGGAGAGAATAAACAGGAATCCTATATTTCATAATAGGTACCTTATTACTGTTATTTCGTTCTATTTATACTAAAATGATAAGTAGTGGTTGATTATCAACATGAGAATTATTACCATGTTGGTCATGGTGCTGCACTATCAAGTATAATAGATGTATTACATAAATGACCCCACTTTAATTAGGAGCTGAAACTATGCCGCCTTATTTAAGAAAGCAAGCATTCCGTTATCCTGTATACGCTTTATTAAGCGTAGGCGTGCTCATAATTGGCGTACTTGCTTATTATAATTGGATTTATGCATTATTGGCTTCTTTGTTCTTTATTGCCTTTGTCTTTCTGGGCTTGTTGATTGTGAATGCAGTTCGGAAGGAAACAGAGGTCTACATCTCTACTCTTTCTTACCGGTTGAAGAGAGTCGGAGAGGAAGCTCTTTTAGAAATGCCAATCGGTATTCTATTGTTTAATGATGACTTTGTTATTGAGTGGTCAAATCCCTTCATGACTAAATGTCTTCAAGAGGATAGCTTGGTTGGCAAAAATATAGAAGAGGTAGCAGAATCTTTGCTTCCTTTTCTTCGGAAGCAAGAAGGAGAAATGACACTGACAATTCATGACAGTAAATATCGTGTTGTTCATAAACCGGATGAAAGACTTCTTTATTTCTTTGATGTGACAGAACAGACTGAGATAGAGAAGCTTTATGAAGATGAACAGACTGTCATTGGCATTATTTTCTTAGATAATTATGATGATGTGACACAAGGGATGGATGACCAGCGTAAAAGTGGCTTAAACAGTTTTGTCACATCTTTGCTGAACAACTGGGCAAAGGAATACGGAGTGTTTTTGAAGCGAATATCTTCAGATCGATTCATTGCGGTAATGAACGAAAACATTCTTACTGAGCTGGAAAACACAAAGTTCTCCATTCTCGATGATGTAAGGGAAACAACGGCCAAACAAAATGTTCCGCTTACACTTAGTATTGGTATAGGCAGCGGAGTTCCAGCCTTGCCTGACCTTGGAGCCGTTGCCCAGTCAAGTCTTGATCTTGCGTTAGGTAGGGGCGGTGACCAGGCGGCCATCAAGCTTCCAAATGGGAAGGTTAAGTTCTATGGTGGCAAGACGAATCCAATGGAGAAGCGGACACGAGTAAGGGCGAGGGTTATCTCGCATGCGCTGCGTGATTTGATTATTGACAGTGATAAAGTCATTATTATGGGACATAAGTTCCCAGATATGGATGCGATTGGTTCATCCCTTGGCGTATTGAAGATTGCTCAGATGAATGACCGGGATGGTTACATTATTCTGGATCGTGATGAGCTTGATTCAAGCGTCAAGAGATTGCTCTGTGAGATTAAACAGAAGCCAGAGCTTGACGGAATGTTCATTTCCCCTGAAAATGGCGTTGAGCTCATAACTGAAAAGACGCTCCTTGTCGTAGTGGATACGCATAAGCCAAGCCTTGTTATTGATGACAGAATTATATCCCGTACAGAGAAGATTGTCGTCATTGACCATCATCGGCGCGGGGAGGAATTCATCGATAATTCTCTTCTCGTTTATATGGAGCCGTATGCATCTTCAACAGCTGAGCTTGTGACAGAGCTGATTGAGTACCAGCCGAGCCGGGTGAAGCTCGATATGCTGGAATCAACAGCTCTCTTAGCAGGAATTATAGTTGATACGAAATATTTTACGTTCCGGACCGGCTCACGGACCTTTGATGCGGCATCGTTCCTAAGAGGCCATGGAGCGGATACAGTAATGGTCCAAAGGCTATTAAAGGAGAATGTGGATTCATATTTGCAGCGGGCCAAGCTGCTTAGCAATGTGTATTTTTACTGTGATGGTGTGGCGATAGCGAATGGGGAAATATCCGGGTATGCCGATCAAGTAATGATTGCCCAGGCGGCTGATACACTACTGTCAATGGAGGGGGTCTCTGCTGCCTTCGTGCTAGCGAAGAAGGCTGAAAACGAGATTGGCATTAGTGCAAGATCGCTTGGCGAGATTAATGTTCAAGTAATTATGGAACAGCTTGGAGGCGGAGGGCATTTGACAAATGCAGCAACCCAGCTAGAGAACATATCTATGCAGAAGGCAGAACAAATGCTGAAAAAAGCGTTAGATGAGCAATTAGAAGGAGGTACCATTTCATGAGAGTTATTTTCTTGAAAGATGTAAAGGGTAAAGGGAAAAAAGGTGAAATTAAAAATGTAGCTGACGGATATGCGCATAACTTTCTATTAAAGCAGGGCCTTGCCGTGGAAGCGACAGGCGGCAATATGAAAGCATTAGAGAACCAAAAGAATAAAGAGGCTCAGCTTGCACAGGAAGAGCTAGAAAATGCTAAAAAGCTAAAAGAAAGCTTGGAAAAGCTGACAGTTGAGCTCCAAGCAAAGTCTGGAGATGGCGGCCGTATTTTCGGATCCATCACAAGCAAGCAAATCGCCGATGCCATGCAAAAGCAGCATAAGGTGAAGCTGGATAAGCGAAAAATCGATCTTGAAAATCCAATTAAATCACTAGGCTACACAAAAGTCCCAGTTAAGCTTCATCATGAAGTAACGGCTACTTTAAATGTTCACGTCAAGGAACAATAAACGACATTTTCCGGGAAATAATTTTAGAAAAAAGTGATGATAGGCTTGATAGCTGATATTATCGCTTTTTTTAGTATGATAGATTTTAGTGGATAAATTAATAAATAATTACCTATACCTATTCTCTGCAATTCCATATACAATAGAAGAACAAACAGTATGAATGATAAAGAGAACAGCCCAGGCAAGTGTCCTTGCCAAATGGGCCTTATTATATAAAGGGGGTTTGCCGAATGAATGAGCTCTTTACTGATTTGGTACCACCACAAAACGTGGAAGCCGAACAGGCTGTATTAGGAGCAATCTTTCTTGTGCCTTCCTCACTTATTCTAGCTTCGGAGATTCTTCTTCCGGAGGACTTTTATCGAAGCGCGCACCAGAAAATATTCCTTGTCATGCTTAAATTGAATGATACTGGTAAAGCGGTTGACTTAGTGACGGTAACAGAAGAGCTTAGCGCAACAAAGCAGCTGGAAGAAGTAGGCGGCGTGTCCTATTTAACAGAACTGGCCTCTTCAGTGCCTACTGCGGCAAATATTGAATATTACGCTCGTATCGTAGAAGAAAAATCGGTACTGCGCCGATTGATTAATACGGCAACAGGCATTGTTCAAGATGGATATTCACGCGAGGATGAGGTAGAAAGCCTGCTTGGCGAAGCGGAAAAGAGCATCATGGAAGTGGCCTCCCGCAAGAATGCTGGCGCCTTCCATAATATTAAAGATGTCCTAGTGCGGACATATGACAATATTGAGCTTTTGCATAACCGTGTTGGAGATATTACTGGTATCCCAACTGGATTTAATGATTTGGATAAGATGACAGCAGGGTTCCAGCGCAATGACTTGATTATCGTTGCTGCTCGTCCTTCTGTTGGTAAGACAGCCTTTGCCTTAAATATTGCCCAAAACGTCGCGACTAAAACCGATGAAAATGTTGCTATTTTCTCCCTAGAGATGGGCGCTGAACAACTCGTCATGCGTATGCTATGCGCTGAGGGAAATATTAACGCACAGAACCTGCGAACAGGTTCCTTGACTGATGAGGACTGGCGCAAGCTTACCCTTGCGATGGGAAGTTTGTCGAATTCAGGAATCTTCATTGATGATACCCCAGGAGTACGCATTAGTGAGATTCGCTCAAAATGCCGCCGTCTAAAGCAGGAGCATGGCCTTGGAATGATCTTGATTGACTATTTGCAGCTCATTCAGGGTAATGGTCGTTCGGGAGAGAACAGACAGCAGGAGGTTTCAGAAATCTCCAGGTCTTTAAAGGCTCTTGCCCGTGAGCTTGAGGTTCCAGTTATTGCTCTTTCTCAGCTCTCTCGTGGAGTAGAGCAACGTCAAGACAAACGTCCAATGATGTCTGATATCCGTGAATCCGGGAGTATCGAGCAGGATGCGGATATAGTAGCCTTCCTGTACAGGGAAGACTACTATGATAAGGAGACAGAGAACCAAAACGTGATAGAAATCATTATTGCGAAACAAAGGAATGGCCCTGTCGGTACTGTACAGCTAGCCTTCGTAAAAGAATATAATAAATTCGTTAACCTGGAACGAAGGTTTGAGAATGATGCCTTCCCGACAGGTGCATAATAAAAATCCGTCATCATAGACGGATTTTTTATTATCCCTTAATAACGAACGTACTTTGATGATTGCATAAAAATGTTCGTATTTTTATTGAAAAACGTAATTGGAATTGATACACTAAGAATGTTTGTTAGGCAAAAAAGCATATATGCTGATTGCTCAAAATTTTGGAGGTGTCAGAATGTCTTCAGTAGTTGTAGTTGGTACGCAGTGGGGAGACGAAGGTAAAGGGAAAATCACCGATTTTCTTTCTGAAAATGCAGAAGTAATAGCGCGATATCAAGGCGGAAATAACGCAGGACATACAATTAAATTTAATGGTGAAACTTACAAGCTCCATTTAATTCCATCTGGGATTTTCTATAAAGATAAGATATCTGTAATCGGGAATGGGATGGTCGTTGATCCAAAGGCCCTGATCGCAGAGCTTGCTTATTTGCATGAACGCGGCGTTTCAACTGATAATCTTCGTATCTCGAATCGGGCGCATGTCATCCTTCCTTATCATTTGAAGCTTGATGAGGTAGAGGAAGAGCGCAAGGGAGCCAATAAGATTGGTACAACGAAAAAAGGCATCGGACCAGCTTATATGGATAAAGCTGCCCGTATAGGCATTAGAATTGCCGACCTTTTGGATCGTGAAGTTTTTGAAGAAAAGTTAACAAGAAATCTAGAGGAGAAGAACCGGATGCTCGAGAAGTTTTACGAGACAGAGGGCTTCACCTTAGATGATTTCTTTGAAGAATATTATGAATATGGACAGCAAATCAAAAAGTATGTATGTGATACATCTGTTGTCTTAAATGACGCTCTTGATGAAGGACGCCGTGTTCTTTTTGAAGGAGCTCAGGGTGTTATGCTAGATATTGACCAAGGGACTTACCCATTTGTGACATCCTCAAATCCTGTAGCAGGGGGAGTGACCATTGGGGCTGGAGTCGGCCCATCTAAGATCAATCATGTGGTGGGTGTGTGCAAGGCATACACAACTCGTGTGGGAGACGGCCCATTCCCGACTGAGCTCCATAATGAAATTGGCGATCAAATCAGGGAAGTGGGAAGAGAATATGGTACGACAACAGGCCGCCCGCGCCGTGTAGGCTGGTTCGATAGCGTTGTCGTAAGGCATGCACGCCGTGTAAGCGGTATGACTGACCTATCTCTTAACTCTATTGATGTCTTAACAGGCATTGAGACATTGAAGATCTGTGTAGCTTATCGCTACAAAGGAGAAATTATGGAGGAGTTTCCGGCGAGCCTGAAGGTGCTGGCTGAATGTGAACCAGTCTATGAGGAGCTTCCAGGCTGGACTGAGGACATTACCGGTGCAAAGACACTATCAGACCTTCCGAAGAATGCGAGAGCATACCTTGAGCGTGTTTCCCAGCTGACTGGTATTCCACTGTCCATCTTCTCAGTTGGACCAGATCGAAATCAAACAAATGTATTGAGAAATCCTTACGGAATTTAATAGCTGACTTATGAAAGAAGGCATTCAGAATAACTATATTCTGAATGCCTTCTTTCTTTCGATGCGATTAATGTGAAAATATTAATTGGGATTTATCGCTTTTTGTTGTAGATAACTGGATTTTTTCTTAAAAAGATGACCTAGACAAAGAGAAATGATAAAGTAAGTTTGAAAGAGTTTATAAAAAATGGGACAAGTTTGCCCTGCTTTTGTATAGATATGAATGATAGATAAAGGAGTCGCTGTAATGGATAAGAAAATATTAGTTGTTGATGATGAGAAGCCAATTGCTGACATACTCCAGTTTAATTTAAAAAAGGAAGGGTTTGACGTTTTCTGCGCCTATGACGGCAATGAAGCGATCAAGCTTGTTGAGGAAATAAAGCCGGATTTGATTTTACTTGATATAATGCTCCCGCAGCAGGATGGAATGGAAGTGTGCAGGGAGGTCAGAAAGAAATATGATATGCCAATCATCATGCTGACAGCAAAGGATTCTGAAATTGATAAAGTTCTTGGTCTTGAGCTTGGAGCAGATGATTATGTGACAAAGCCATTCAGTACACGTGAATTGATTGCGCGCGTCAAAGCAAACCTGCGCAGACAAAAGCAAGTTGCTAACCAGCAGGATGAACAGGAAGAAACAAATGAAATCACGGTGGGGAATTTGGTTATTCACCCAGATTCATATATGGTATCTAAAAGAGGTGAGACCATTGAACTGACTCATCGTGAATTTGAGCTGCTTTTCTATTTAGCGAAGCATATAGGACAAGTCATGACAAGGGAACATCTCCTGCAAACAGTATGGGGCTATGACTACTATGGAGATGTACGGACAGTTGATGTAACGGTTAGACGTCTAAGAGAGAAAATAGAGGATAATCCTAGTCATCCGGCTTGGATTGTTACAAGAAGAGGAGTTGGATATTACCTCCGTCACCCTGAACAGGAGTAATTCTTATGAAAAAAGTCGGTTTTTTTAATTCGATTTATTTTAAATTCGTATTAATTTATTTGTTGTTGATTTTCGTGGCAATGCAGATTATCGGTGTATATTTTGCCCAGCGCTTAGAGGAGCAGCTTTTAGATAGTTTTAAAAGCTCGATTCAGGAGAGGGTCAACATCTTAAAATATAGCCTTGAAAAGGAGATTATCGAACCGCGCAAAGCAGGTGATCCGACCTTGATGGAGGATATTGAAACGACTATCGGGGATTATGATTCTGAGGATATCTCAGAGATACGAGTGATAGACCAGGACTATAAGGTAATTGGGTCTTCAGCGGAAAATCAGGAAATAGTGGGAACCAGATTTACCGATCAAATGGTCAGGACAGCCTTTAACCAAGGTGCAGCCCAGAAGGACATTCGCATTGATGCAAGTAATGCGGAGCGAATTCTCCTATGGTCAGAGCCGCTCATGACGGAGGATGGTGTCGTCATCGGTAATCTGTATTTGATTACAAAAATCGAGAATGTGTATAAGGAACTCGAGCAAATCAATACGATTATGGCTCGGGCCACAATTATTTCCCTGCTTGTGACAGCTGTATTAGGGATTTTACTTGCCCAAACCATTACGCGGCCTATCTCTGATATGAGAAGGCAGGCGATGGCTATGTCGAGAGGAAACTATACGCGTAAGGTTAAAGTATACAGCGATGATGAGATTGGACAGCTCGCTGTGTCCTTCAATAATTTGACAAAGAAATTGCAGGATGCTCAAGCAACAACAGAGGCAGAAAAACGCAAGCTCTCATCTGTTTTAACGAATATGACTGATGGTGTGTTGACGACTGACAGACGCGGACGTGTCATTCTTATTAATGATACAGCGGTATCCATGCTGAAGGTTTCACGTGAAACATCACTATCCAAGCCGATAACGGAGGTATTAGGAATAGATGATACGTATACCTTTAGTCAGCTTTTAAATGAAAAGGATTCAATGATTTTAGACCATAGCTCCGATAAGAAACTATTATATTTGAGGGCGAATTTCTCCATCATTCAGCGCGAAACAGGCTTTGTGAATGGATTGATTGTCGTTCTGCATGATATCACAGAACAAGAAAAAATCGATGAGGAACGAAGAGAGTTCGTAGCCAATGTATCTCATGAGCTGCGGACACCTTTAACAACGATGCGAAGTTATCTCGAAGCGTTGGCAGATGGAGCGATGGATGATGCGGAGCTTGCCCCGAGATTCTTAAACACGGCTCAGACCGAAACGGAGCGAATGATTCGGCTGGTAAATGCTCTTCTTCAACTATCTAAGCTTGATAGCACAGATTATCAATTATCGACAACCTGGGTAGACTTCGGACGCTATTTCCACCGTGTAATTGACCGTTTTGAGATGACTAAATCAAGAAATGTGACCTTTAAGCGTCTCATTCCGGAGGAGTCAATAGGTGTGGAAATTGATGAGGATAAAATAACACAGGTGCTTGATAATATTATTTCCAACGCTTTGAAATATTCCCCAGAGGGGGGACAGGTTACTTTCAAATTGCAGGTCATTGGACCGAATATTGAAGTAAGCATCCGCGATGAGGGAATGGGGATTCCAAAGGAAAATGTCTCAAGGATTTTTGAGCGGTTCTATCGAGTCGATAAGGCGCGCTCCCGCAAGTTGGGAGGGACTGGCCTAGGACTGGCTATTGCAAAAGAAATGATTGAAGCACATAAAGGGCAAATATGGGCATCAAGTGAGGAAGGCAAAGGGACAACCGTGTTCTTTACACTGCCATATGAACCTTTACAAGAGGATGATTGGGAATGAGCTGGGAAGGATTAAAAAATATCTTGTTATTCTCCCTGATCGTAATCAGCGGGCTGCTCACATGGTCATATTGGTTTTATCAGCCAAGCTATGAAATTGATATCCAACATGTCCAGACGAAAATTATGAGCAATGGCAATATGGAGCCTGATGAGGTTGTCCAGCCAATTAAGATGCTGTACTATGATGAAAGTTCCTATTATGGCACTTATTCAGAGGAAATGGTATCTGAAATGATGGATATGGTTAAGAATGTTACGCTCTT contains these protein-coding regions:
- a CDS encoding DUF951 domain-containing protein, translated to MDEKEFALNDIVEMKKQHPCGANRWKIIRIGMDIRIKCEGCGHSVMLQRKEFMKKMKKVIERHEAS
- a CDS encoding DHH family phosphoesterase, which gives rise to MPPYLRKQAFRYPVYALLSVGVLIIGVLAYYNWIYALLASLFFIAFVFLGLLIVNAVRKETEVYISTLSYRLKRVGEEALLEMPIGILLFNDDFVIEWSNPFMTKCLQEDSLVGKNIEEVAESLLPFLRKQEGEMTLTIHDSKYRVVHKPDERLLYFFDVTEQTEIEKLYEDEQTVIGIIFLDNYDDVTQGMDDQRKSGLNSFVTSLLNNWAKEYGVFLKRISSDRFIAVMNENILTELENTKFSILDDVRETTAKQNVPLTLSIGIGSGVPALPDLGAVAQSSLDLALGRGGDQAAIKLPNGKVKFYGGKTNPMEKRTRVRARVISHALRDLIIDSDKVIIMGHKFPDMDAIGSSLGVLKIAQMNDRDGYIILDRDELDSSVKRLLCEIKQKPELDGMFISPENGVELITEKTLLVVVDTHKPSLVIDDRIISRTEKIVVIDHHRRGEEFIDNSLLVYMEPYASSTAELVTELIEYQPSRVKLDMLESTALLAGIIVDTKYFTFRTGSRTFDAASFLRGHGADTVMVQRLLKENVDSYLQRAKLLSNVYFYCDGVAIANGEISGYADQVMIAQAADTLLSMEGVSAAFVLAKKAENEIGISARSLGEINVQVIMEQLGGGGHLTNAATQLENISMQKAEQMLKKALDEQLEGGTIS
- the dnaB gene encoding replicative DNA helicase, whose protein sequence is MNELFTDLVPPQNVEAEQAVLGAIFLVPSSLILASEILLPEDFYRSAHQKIFLVMLKLNDTGKAVDLVTVTEELSATKQLEEVGGVSYLTELASSVPTAANIEYYARIVEEKSVLRRLINTATGIVQDGYSREDEVESLLGEAEKSIMEVASRKNAGAFHNIKDVLVRTYDNIELLHNRVGDITGIPTGFNDLDKMTAGFQRNDLIIVAARPSVGKTAFALNIAQNVATKTDENVAIFSLEMGAEQLVMRMLCAEGNINAQNLRTGSLTDEDWRKLTLAMGSLSNSGIFIDDTPGVRISEIRSKCRRLKQEHGLGMILIDYLQLIQGNGRSGENRQQEVSEISRSLKALARELEVPVIALSQLSRGVEQRQDKRPMMSDIRESGSIEQDADIVAFLYREDYYDKETENQNVIEIIIAKQRNGPVGTVQLAFVKEYNKFVNLERRFENDAFPTGA
- the ssb gene encoding single-stranded DNA-binding protein, giving the protein MINRVILVGRLTKDPDLRYTPNGVPVATFTLAVNRTFSNQQGERETDFINCVVWRRQAENAANYLKKGNLAGVDGRIQTRNYEGQDGKRVYVTEVLAESVQFLEPKGSSSGERMGGNQYGGNDNPFGGQGNRSQNQNQRKDSYTKIDDDPFSNDGQTIDISDDDLPF
- the ychF gene encoding redox-regulated ATPase YchF gives rise to the protein MALTAGIVGLPNVGKSTLFNAITQAGAESANYPFCTIDPNVGIVEVPDHRLQKLTELVIPKKTVPTAFEFTDIAGIVKGASKGEGLGNKFLSHIRQVDAICHVVRCFADENITHVSGRVNPIDDIETINLELILADMETVEKRIERVGKLAKQKDKEAVAEFEVLSLLKEAFEAEKPARAVEFTDEQQKIVKGLHLLTIKPVLYVANVDEDEVADASNNEYVKQVREFAAGEKAEVIVICAKIESEIAELEGEEKQMFLEELGIEESGLDQLIRASYNLLGLATYFTAGVQEVRAWTFRKGMKAPQCAGIIHSDFERGFIRAEIVSYDDLMAAGSMTAAKEAGKVRLEGKEYEVKDGDIIHFRFNV
- the rplI gene encoding 50S ribosomal protein L9, with protein sequence MRVIFLKDVKGKGKKGEIKNVADGYAHNFLLKQGLAVEATGGNMKALENQKNKEAQLAQEELENAKKLKESLEKLTVELQAKSGDGGRIFGSITSKQIADAMQKQHKVKLDKRKIDLENPIKSLGYTKVPVKLHHEVTATLNVHVKEQ
- the rpsR gene encoding 30S ribosomal protein S18 is translated as MAGGRRGGRAKRRKVCYFTSNGITHIDYKDVDLLKKFISERGKILPRRVTGTSAKYQRKLTIAIKRARTMALLPFVAEDK
- a CDS encoding adenylosuccinate synthase is translated as MSSVVVVGTQWGDEGKGKITDFLSENAEVIARYQGGNNAGHTIKFNGETYKLHLIPSGIFYKDKISVIGNGMVVDPKALIAELAYLHERGVSTDNLRISNRAHVILPYHLKLDEVEEERKGANKIGTTKKGIGPAYMDKAARIGIRIADLLDREVFEEKLTRNLEEKNRMLEKFYETEGFTLDDFFEEYYEYGQQIKKYVCDTSVVLNDALDEGRRVLFEGAQGVMLDIDQGTYPFVTSSNPVAGGVTIGAGVGPSKINHVVGVCKAYTTRVGDGPFPTELHNEIGDQIREVGREYGTTTGRPRRVGWFDSVVVRHARRVSGMTDLSLNSIDVLTGIETLKICVAYRYKGEIMEEFPASLKVLAECEPVYEELPGWTEDITGAKTLSDLPKNARAYLERVSQLTGIPLSIFSVGPDRNQTNVLRNPYGI
- the rpsF gene encoding 30S ribosomal protein S6, translated to MTKYEVMYIIRPNIEEDSKKALVERFNNILADKGAEVLETKEWGKRRLAYEINDYRDGYYMINKIQAENADAVQEFDRLAKISEDIIRHIVVKEEA